The Molothrus ater isolate BHLD 08-10-18 breed brown headed cowbird chromosome 1, BPBGC_Mater_1.1, whole genome shotgun sequence genome includes a window with the following:
- the TYMS gene encoding thymidylate synthase, producing MPADGELLSGSAACPEPGEQQYLQQVRHILQHGHRREDRTGTGTISVFGMQARYSLRDQFPLLTTKRVFWKGVLEELLWFIKGSTNAKELSAKGVKIWDANGSREFLDKQGFSTREEGDLGPVYGFQWRHFGAEYKDMHTDYSNQGVDQLQKVIETIKTNPDDRRIIMCAWNPKDISLMALPPCHALCQFYVLNGELSCQLYQRSGDMGLGVPFNIASYSLLTYMIAHVTGLKPGEFIHTLGDAHIYLNHVEPLKVQLQREPRPFPKLRILCEIKDISDFKAEDFQIEDYNPHPPIKMEMAV from the exons ATGCCCGCCGACGGGGAGCTGCTGAGCGGCTCCGCCGCCTGCCCGGAGCCCGGCGAGCAGCAGTACCTGCAGCAGGTGCGGCACATCCTGCAGCACGGCCACCGGAGAGAGGAtcgcaccggcaccggcaccatCTCCGTGTTCGGCATGCAGGCGCGGTACAGCCTCAGAG ATCAGTTTCCACTGCTGACAACGAAGAGGGTGTTCTGGAAGGgagtgctggaggagctgctgtggttcATCAAG GGTTCTACAAATGCCAAAGAGCTCTCTGCAAAAGGTGTGAAGATTTGGGATGCTAATGGGTCACGTGAGTTCCTGGATAAGCAGGGTTTCAGCACCAGAGAGGAGGGTGATTTGGGACCAGTGTATGGTTTCCAGTGGAGGCATTTTGGAGCAGAATACAAAGATATGCATACAG ATTACTCCAACCAAGGAGTTGATCAGTTGCAAAAAGTGATTGAAACGATCAAAACCAATCCAGATGACAGAAGAATCATTATGTGTGCTTGGAATCCCAAAG ATATTTCCCTGATGGCTTTGCCTCCATGCCATGCCCTTTGCCAGTTCTATGTTCTAAATGGTGAATTGTCTTGCCAACTCTATCAGAGGTCTGGAGACATGGGACTTGGAGTGCCTTTTAATATTGCCAGCTATTCACTGCTTACATACATGATTGCCCATGTCACAGGGCTGAAG CCTGGAGAGTTCATACACACCTTAGGAGATGCTCACATATATCTGAACCATGTGGAACCTCTAAAAGTCCAA cttcagAGGGAGCCAAGACCTTTCCCCAAACTCAGAATTCTTTGTGAGATTAAAGACATCAGCGACTTCAAGGCAGAAGACTTCCAGATTGAAGATTATAATCCTCATCCACCTATTAAAATGGAGATGGCTGTCTGA